The genomic stretch CAGGGTGCACTGTCCGGCCAGGGAAGTCAGTCGGCGTGGTGGCTCCTGGCGCTGATCTTGGGTCTGCTGGGCGCGGCCTTTGGCACGGCCACGCTGCTCATCTGGAAGGCCTTTGGCCCAACTCTAAAGCAAGGGTAGGAGCACAGGGCCGAGTGCTGCTCAGTTGAAGCGGTGAAGCGCCGGCAACCTCTCAGGGTGTGACGCGCGCCCCGCACTTTTCGCAAAAGCTGCCGCCGGGGATGAGAGGGGCTCCGCACTTGGGGCAGGTGGCGGCAGCGGCCAGCGACGCGCCACAGCCATCACAGAAACGAGCTCCAGGGCGAACCACAGCGCCACAGGCCTTACAGGTAGCTCCGGGGACATCCACCCGGCCGGGGGCAGGGGGAGGCGTGTAGCCGGTTGCGGCCGCTGCGGCTGGTGGAGGCGAGGAAGCGGCCTGGACACCTGGCGTTGGAGGAGCGGGCGCGGCACCGGGCTGGGCTGCGGCTGCGGCGAACTGGGCGACCATTTCCCGGCAGTCCTTCATGGCTCCTTCCCAGACCGTAGTCCACACAGGAAAGCGAAAATTGAACTCGACCGCGATGGCGTTGCCTGCCTGGGACGTGAAGGTCACCACCAGGTCGCGATAGCCGCCCTTGGTACTCTCCAGAAGCAGCGACAGGGCCTTGCTGCCGCGAGAAGCAGTGAGGGTGGTGTAAGGGGACTGGGACTCGATCTTGTACTCGTGGGCATACAGGGTGCCCAGGAGGCTCTGCCAGACATCGGGGGCCTGACCGTAGACCGTGACATTCACCTTCATTGCACACCTCCCGACAAAGGGGTGACCGCGTGGAAGGAACGCCTGGTGGGATGCGGTGATACACCGGCACCGCTGCTATGTTACGGCAGCCGGGGTAGAGATGCAAATCCATAAGCCGAGCGCAGGCCGGTCCGACTGGGGGCGGCGGGGGGGTTCTCGCCGGGAAGAGAACTGGCTGAACCCACGGCGGCAGCAGAGACAGCAAAAAGACGAGGGCTGACGGGATGGGGACACGCAGAGCAGACCTGGGACGAGGCTACGCTGTGGCACTGGCCAGCGCGGCAGTGCTATCGCTCACGGCCATCTTTATCCGCTACCTGACGGTCAATTCGAACTTGCCGGCGTTGGTGCTGGCTTTCTGGCGCGAGATACTCGTGGCCCTGTGTCTGGGGGCCGTGCTGGCCGTCGGTAGACCAGCGCTGCTGCGTGTGCGGTGGGAGCAACTGAGGTTCTTGCTGGCCTACGGTGTAGTGCTGGCGACCTTTAACGCGTTGTGGACGGTATCGGTGGCGCTGAATGGCGCGGCGGTAGCCACGGTGATCGCCTACAGTTCTGCTGCCTTCACTGCCCTGCTCGGCTGGTGGCTCTTGCGCGAGTCGCTGGGTCCGGGCAAGGTAGCCGCGGTGGCGCTGTGCCTGTGTGGCTGCGTGGTGGTCTCGGGGGCCTGGCAGGCTTCGGCCTGGCAGGGCAATGCGTTGGGAGTGGCTACGGGGCTGCTTTCCGGGCTGGCCTATTCGGTCTACAGTCTGATGGGGCGGCGGGCGGCGCAGATGGGAATCAGCCCCTGGACGGCGCTGCTCTACACCTTTGCCTTTGCGGCGCTGTGCATGCTTGCGGTGAACTTGAGCGGCGCTGGTGTGCTGCCGGGGACCGCAGCGAATGCTGCCGGCATCCTCTGGCCAGAGGGCACTGCACAGGGGTGGGGGTTGCTGCTGGCGTTGGCCGCCGGGCCAACGCTGGTCGGGTACGGATTGTACAATCTGTCCCTGGGCCTGCTCCCCTCGAGCACGGCGAACCTCCTGGCCACGGTGGAGCTGGTGTTCACGGCCATCGTAGCGTGGTTGGTGTTGGGCGAGAGGTTCACCTGGGCTCAGGTCCTCGGCAGCGGCTTGATCTGGGCCGGGGTGCTGTGGCTGCGCCTGACCGAGCCGAACGAGAGCAGCTAGCAGGCACGGCGGCACCACGGTAGACTGCCCGGTGCAGAAGGGGCGGTCCTGCCTCTGGCTGCAGCCTGGCCGCATGCGCTGCAGACGGGCCAGGCGTCATCGATCCTGCACCCCGTCTCCATCGAAACTCCACAACTCTGTGCTAGGATGGACTTGCCGACTGGGGGTGAACCAACTCACTTCGTGCGGCAAGAGGGTATTCAGACCGACGCGCCAGACGTCTCCCTCACCGCTCCTTTCCCACCCCGGACGCTGCCAATACAGGGCGAGGTCAACGGCCGGCCCGCAGACCAGGCTAGATTGGTCTGCGGAAAAACAGGGGGGCGGGCGGTCCTTCACCCGCCCCTCTCATAGTGGAGCTGAAAGGAGAGCGATGAGACCCAGTTCGATTCGCAAGTGGTCAAACATGTTGTTGCTAGTGTTGGTGTTGAGCCTCGCGGCGTGCAGCCCGCTTCTGGAGCGGCTGGAGCCGTCGCGGTGGACAACGCCGACGGCAAAAGTCAGGTCGGGCGGCAGTTTGCCCGAGCCGCAGGTGACCGTGCAACCGGTTCTGGCGGCGACGAGTTCGCCGGCGACCAGCGCTGCTGACAGTCCGGCCGCTCTACCTGACAAAGGGTTGCTGGCGCAGGAAGAGCTGCTGGCAGACCTGTACGATGCGGTCAATCCAAGCGTGGTGAACGTGAACATCACCACGAGAACCGGTGCTGGAGCCGGTTCCGGTTTTGTCTATGACGTGCAAGGCCACATCGTGACCAACAACCACGTGGTGGAGGATGCGACCCAGGTGTATGTGACCTTTGCCGACGGCACAATGGTCAAGGCCAAGGTCCTGGGCAAGGACCCGGGAAGTGACCTGGCCGTACTGCAGGTAGAGGCGTCGGCCAAAGAACTGGTACCGGTGACCCTGGGCGACTCGGACAACCTCCGAGTCGGTCAGATGGCCATTGCCATCGGCAACCCGTTTGGTCTGGAGGGCACGATGACCAGCGGCATCATCAGCGCGCTGGGCAGGGTGATGCCTGCCTCCAGCTCGCGCTACTCGATGGTCGACCTGATTCAGACCGATGCGCCGATCAACCCGGGCAACTCGGGCGGACCGCTACTCGATTCGTCGGGCCGCGTTATCGGCGTGAACACGATGATCTACACCGAGAGCGGCACGTCGTCGGGCGTGGGACTGGCCGTGCCGGTCGCGGCGGTTAAGCGAGTGGTGCCAGCACTGATCAGCGACGGGGCCTACAAGCACTCGTGGCTGGGGCTGACTGGCATGAGCATCAACCCCTTACTGGCCGAGACGCTGGGGCTGGATGTGACAAAGGGCGTGCTGGTAGAGTCGGTGGTCAGCGGCGGCCCGGCCGACAAGGCCGGCCTGCGCGGCGGCACGCAGCAGCGTATCGTCGACGGGCAGCCGATGGGTGTGGGGGGCGATATCATCGTAGCCGTGGACGGCAACCAGGTCCAGAACTTTGACGACGTCGTAGGTTACCTGGCCAGGAGCACCAGGGCCGGGCAGAAGGTCAGCGTCACTGTGCTGCGTGACGGCAAGCGGCAGACGCTTACCGTGACGCTCGGGGAGCGACCGGACCAGTAGACGGCTGAAGACGAAAGCGGCAGTACAGGCCGGGTGAGAAGGACTCATCCGGCCTGTTTTGTTGTTCAGCCCCCGAGGGCCGTTGCGGGAGCCGGGTTTGTGTGCTAAACTGGCCGTGAGGGTCGTGGTTCTGGCCCGAGAACAGGGGAGGGAACATGCACCCGCGAATCGCCGTCGTGAGTCTGTGGGCCGAGGATGTCGAGGCCGAGGCCGAGTTCTACCGCACTGTGCTGGGCCTCAAGGCGCTCAAGCAGCGCCACGGCAAACCGCATTTTGATGTGGGCGGAGTCCGGCTCGCCATCGTGCAGGGCAGGCCGGTCGATGCAGCGACGCCAACGCCATCACGGTTTCCGGTGATCGTACTGGAGGTAGAGGACCTGGACGAGGCCATCGACCGGCTGAAGGAGCACGGTGTGCGGCTGCCCTGGGGCACGGGGCACGATGCCCGGTCGCGGTGGGTGATGTTCCGCGACCCCGGGGGCAACCTGGTCGAGCTGCTGCAGGAAGAGGGGGATGAGGGATGACCGATCTCAAGATACCCATCGGGCGCGACAAAAAGATCGCCCTGGTGGCGCATGACAACAAGAAGAAAGCCCTGCTAGAATGGGCCAAGTTCAATCAGGTGCTGCTGGCCCATCACAAGCTGTACGCCACAGGCACGACCGGCGAGGTACTGCAGCGCGAGCTGGGGCTCAAGGTGCATCAGTTGCAGAGCGGCCCGTTGGGCGGTGACGAGCAGGTTGGCTCGATGATCGTCGATGGCAAGGTCGATTTCCTGATCTTTTTCTGGGATCCGCTCGAGCCGCAGCCGCACGACCCGGATGTAAAGGCGCTGCTGCGAATGGCGGTGGTGTGGAACATCCCCGTGGCCTGCAACAGGGCCACGGCCGACTTTATGATCTCGTCCCCTCTGATGGACGCACCCTACGACCGGCTCGTGCCGGACTATTCCGTCTATCGAAGGCGGCCCATCGAGGGATTCGAGGGCGGCAAGTAGGGTGGAGGCGCCGATGATACGGCAGAGAGCTCTGATCACGGTTCTGACTGCAGCGATGCTGGTGACTGGTTGTGATGCCTGCACGCGCTCGAGCACGCCTACGCCCGAACCCACGGAAGGGTTCGCCATCTACCTCACCGACCCGGAGATCCGGCCGGAGAACCTGGTGATGCAGAGCCACCTTGGCCTGGCTGAGCAGCCCCTGATCACGGAAGCGGATCTGGTGCAGTATGACTGGGCCAAGCACGAGCTGACCTTTGCTGTGTCCGGGTATGAGAAGCTGCACGCAATCAAGCTGCCGACCAGTGGAGTCTCGTTTGTGGTGTGCGTGTCCAAGTCGCCGGTGTATGCCGGGGCGTTCTGGCCGGCGTACTCTTCACAGAGCTGGGACGGGATCATCATCGACCCCATCCTGATGACGCTGGACAGACCGGTGGCCAGGATTGAGCTGGGCTATCCAGGTTCCAGCTTTTACCAGGGTTCGGATCCGCGCGGGGACGAGCGCATCAAGGCGGCCCTGGAAAAGGCCGGCAAGCTCAAGTGAGTATTGCTGAGGCAGCCGCGGTGGTCAGGAACATCGCCCTGCGCGTGACCCCTGAGGCGGAAAGGGCCATTCGCGGCGGGCACCCCTGGTTGTTCGCGAGCTCGATTCGTGAGCAGAGCCAGCCGGGTCAGGCGGGCGACCTGGCGGTGATCTTTGATCGCAAGGGGCGCTTCCTGGCCGTGGGGCTGCTCGACCCCGAGTCGACCGTGCGGGTGCGCATCTTGCAGCGAGGCAACTCGGCACCAATCAACGCGGCCTGGTTCGAGAGGCGAATCGAGGCTGCGGCGGCGATACGGGCGCCGCTCGTCGCACAGGCAGCGGGTTGGGAGACCACCGGCTACCGCCTGGTGCATGGGGAGAACGACGGCCTACCCGGGCTGGTGGTGGATCGCTACGACCGGACGCTGGTGCTCAAGGTCTACACCGCTGCCTGGCTGCCTCATCTGAGCGACGTGCTGGCCGCGCTGGCCGCCGTTCAGGCCAGTGAGCGGGTGGTGCTGCGGCTCGGGCGCGGCTGCGCAGGGCAGGCCAGCGAGGGATGGGGGCTGAGCGACGGCGCGGTGCTGGCCGGGCCGCCGTTGGAGGGGCCGCTGCTCTTTCGCGAGAACGGCCTGGAATTCGAGGCCGATGTGGTCCACGGCCAGAAAACGGGGTTCTTCTTTGACCAGAGGGACAACCGGGCCAGGGTGCAAAAGCTGGCCAAAGGCAAGAGCGTACTCAACCTCTTTGCCTACACCGGCGGCTTTTCAGTGTACGCAGCGCGGGGCGGCGCCAGGTCGGTGCTGAGCCTCGACTCGAGCGCGCCGGCACTGGAGGCAGCGCAGCGCAACTGGGAAAGAAACAAGGCCAGCTATCTGCCAGGTGCCAGGCACGAGGTGCTGGCCACAGACGCCTTTGCGCAGCTCGAGCGGATGAAGGAAGGCGGCCGGCGCTTTGGCCTGGTAATCGTCGATCCGCCGGCCTTTGCCCAGGAGCAGTCCCAGGTGAAGCAGGCCCTGAAAGCCTACGAGCGCCTGTCGATGATGAGTCTGGCCGTGCTGGCGCCTGGCGGCACGTGGGTAATGGCTTCCTGTTCGAGCCGGGTCGATGCGGACGCCTTCTTTGGCACGGTGCTGCAGGCGGCGCAGAGGGCCGGGAGGCGGGTCACGGAACTCGAGCGAAGCAGGCATGCTCTGGATCACCCCATTGGCTTTCGCGAAGGGGCCTATCTCAAGTGCCTGTTCGCGCGAGTCGCGTAACAGCGCAACCTCTCCAAGAGAAGCAGGTGGTCGAGCGTTCAGCGGCGTGCCAGGCCAGTTGACCCTTGATACGAACCGGTTATCATTGGCGGCATGGTTCCAGAGACGTTGTGCAAGTGGCTGGCGGCGACGGCCCTGCCCTGGGCAGTGATGACCGTGCTGTTTTGCCGCACGGCCACGAGCGCGGCACCGGCCAGGTCCAGCGTCTGGCTCCCGCTGGCGGTGAGGGCAGAAGCGACGCCAACCGCAACGTCAACCCCGCTGCCCAGCCCCACCCCGACGACCACGGCCAGCCCGACCCACGCGCCGACCCCAACCGCCACGGCGACCGTTCCTCCAGCAGAGATCCACCACGGCAGCGCCACCTACTATGACGCGACCGGCGGCGGGGCGTGCTCCTTCGATCCTTCGCCCGAGGACCTGATGGTGGCGGCGCTCAACGACCGGTACTATGGGGCAGCGGACCTGTGCGGGGCCTATGTGGAGGTGACCGGGCCCAAGGGCGTAGTGGTGGTACGGATTGTGGACCTGTGCCCCGGCTGCCTCAAGGTAGGTCTGGACCTGGACCTCAGCCGGCAGGCCTTTGAGGCCATTGCTGACCTGGCCAAGGGCCGCGTGGCCGTGACCTGGCGGGTGGTGAGCCCCGAGCTGGACGGCCCCATTGGCTATCACTTTGCCGATGGCTCGAGCCAGTGGTGGACGGGTATTCAGGTGCGCAACCACCGCAACCCGGTGTTGAGCCTGGAGTACCGCGATGCAAAGGGCACCTGGGTGAACGTGCCGCGCAAGGCGTGGAACTATTTCGTGCAGACGTCGCCAGGCATGGGGCCGGGACCCTACGAGCTGCGGGTGAAGGACATCTATGGCCACCAGATCAGCGACGCGGGCGTGCCGCTGACGCCCGGCGGGACGGTGCAGGGGAGCGCGCAGTTTCCTGGCGCTGACGCGCACTAGGAAAGGACGAGAACGGGACAATGGTCGACCGTGGACAAGGGATCGAGGTCATCGGCTTTGACGGCGACGACACGCTGTGGCACAACGAGCCGTTGTTTCAGGCGGCGCAGGACCAGTTTGTCGAGCTGCTGGCGCACTATCACGACCGGGCCTGGATGAGGGAACAGCTCTACCAGACCGAGATGCACAACCTGGACCATTTCGGTTACGGGATCAAGGCCTTTGCGCTGTCGATGATCGAGACGGCGGTGGAACTGACCGAAGGCCGGGTGACGGGGCAAGAGGTGCGTGCGCTCATCGAGGTGGCCAAAGGCATGCTCAACGCCGAGACCAGGCTGCTGGATGGCGCGGCCGAGGCGGTAGCCCGGCTGGCCGAGAACTACCGGTTGATGCTGATCACCAAAGGGGACCTGCTGGACCAGGAGGGCAAGATCAGGCGTTCGGGGCTGGGCGACTGTTTTCGCGACATTGAAGTGGTGAGCGGCAAGTCGCGCGAGGCCTATGAGAAGGTGCTGCGCAAGCACAAGCTGAGTGCGCCGCGCTTTCTGATGGTGGGCAACTCGCTCAGGTCCGATATCTGGCCGGTGCTGGAGCTCGGCGGCAGGGCGGTATGGATACCTTACGCCGTGGAGTGGGCACACGAGGCGGCAGAGGAGCCGGCGGGGAGAGAGGGGTACTACCGGGTTACCAGGATCGACGAGCTGCCTGAGCTGCTGGAGCGCATCGGCGACGAGTCGTAGGCCACACAGAAAGGTCCTTGTTTCGCGCCTGCCACGGCGACGCACGGACAACTGGGTGCGTTCCCCCGTCCCGTCCCCAGCCCAGCACTGCGAACAGGCACTGGTTGGGGCAGCTACCCTGCCGCTGAGGCAAAGCCTCCTGGGCGGCGGCCACCGCGCGCTGGCACCGCAAGGACTGGTGCAGGAGCTGACGCCGCTGATGTTCGACAAGGGCGGAGTGGCCGAGGCGACGCTGGAGGTGCTGCTGAGGCGCGGCGGGCTGCTGACCGAGGCAGCTCCGGGCAAGGTCGGGTTTGTGTATGAGGCAATGGCTGAGCCGTGCCAGGAACTGGGTCGGCTCCGGTAGCGCGTCAGGTTGGCCAGTTGACAGACGTCTAGTCATCAGGTAGCATAGAAGGTGAAGCGCCTCCGGGCGCTCCTGAGGTGTCGGCCAGCAGAGCTTGCCCAAGAGTCAGGGAGGTATCTGATGAGTCCAAGGCCAGCCCTCGTCGTCCTCGTCGCTCTCCTGTCTGTCTGCTCGTTTGTCCTCCTGGTACGAGCCGAGTCGGCAGAGACCGCCCTGTCGGTGGTGTCGCTGCCTGCCTCCGCCGACTGCTTTATCGACAGCGGCAGGCCGAATGAAAACCTGGACGGAGCTGGCGTGTTGTACGTAGCCAGCGACATCAACAAGAGCACCCTGCATACGCTGCTCCGCTTTGACCTGGCCAATCTGGGCGGCGTGCACGTGGTGAGCGCAACGCTGCACCTGTACCCGGGTCAGTCCATGCAGGGTCCCGGCAACCGCGACGTGCAGATGGCCAATCTACTCAACCCCTGGGAGCAGGCCAAGGTCACCTGGAATACTCGCCCGGACACGGGAAAGCCATACCTGCAGCGCACGGTGACCTCGACACCGGGATGGAAGGCCTGGGATGTGACCGAGCTGGTATTGGCCTGGCTGACGCCGGGTGGGCCCAACCATGGACTGGCGATCTTGCCCGTGACGACCGGCTCGTGGCTACGCTCCTATGCCGAACGGTCGCCGCAGCACAGTCTGGGGCCGTACCTGATGGTAACCTACACACTCACCACGCCGACCCCAACGAGAACGCAGACACGCACGCCTACGGCTACGGCGACGCGGACCAGGACTGCATCGCCTTCACCGAGTGCCACGCCGACCGCGACCCTGCTGCCCACCAAGACGAGCAGCAGCACGCCCACCAATACCAGGATTCCTACTCCCACCGCGACCTCCATCCAGCAGCCAACCGTCACTCAGCAACCAACTCCATCGCCGACGGTCACCGGAGAGCCAATGCCGGTGCCGGACCTAGTGATCACCGACATTTGGCTGGAGGGGACCCTGGTCTGCTATCAGGTGCTGAATCAGGGAGAAGGCGCGGCGCCTGCCGGGCACATCACGCACCTGCTGGTACAAGGACAACTGGTGGGACAGGATCTGATTGGCGAGTCACTCAAGCCGGGGCAGCGGCTCAGCCGCCGCTTCAACTATTCGTGGGTCTGTCAGGGACAAGAGTCCGCGCTGCAGGTCTGTGCGGACGCGCTATCGACTGTGGTCGAACTGGACGAGGGCAATAACTGCCGCGATGAATCCTGGCGCTGTGACACTACAGCGCCCCGGATCACGGCAGGCCCGGCCGTGAGCGAGATCACCCAGACAACGGCGCTGGTGTGCTGGGATACGGACGAAGCCAGCCACAGCATGGTACGCTACGACCGGCGCTTTGACCTGTTTGGAAGCTGGATGCAGCACCCGTCGCTGGTGACCAGGCACTGTCTGAGACTGGACGACCTCACCAGGGACTCGGCCTACCAGTATCGGGTAGAGTCGTGCGATGCGGCGGGCAACTGCGTGCACAGCGACCCGGGGGTATTTCGCACCCTGCCGCTCGCAGAGAACAACAAGCCCAGCCTGACCCTGCACATCGGCGATACGCTCAGCGGCAAAGCACGCATTGGAGCGGACGCAGCGGACGACCAGGGCATCAGGCAGGTCGAGTTCTGGCTGGATGATCAGTTGGTGCACACTGCTTGGAGCCCGCCCTATGGGCTGGAGTGGGAGACGCGCGAGATGAGCGACGGCCCGCACACCTGGCGCGTACGAGCCATTGACGTGGCCGGGAACGTCACCGAACGCGAGAGGACGACACAGATCCGGAATCGCTTCGACGAACTGCTCAGCCCGGTACATGTCTCTTTCATCGGGCTGGCTAACGGGCAGGAGGTGTGGGGCG from Chloroflexi bacterium ADurb.Bin180 encodes the following:
- a CDS encoding Double zinc ribbon, coding for MKVNVTVYGQAPDVWQSLLGTLYAHEYKIESQSPYTTLTASRGSKALSLLLESTKGGYRDLVVTFTSQAGNAIAVEFNFRFPVWTTVWEGAMKDCREMVAQFAAAAAQPGAAPAPPTPGVQAASSPPPAAAAATGYTPPPAPGRVDVPGATCKACGAVVRPGARFCDGCGASLAAAATCPKCGAPLIPGGSFCEKCGARVTP
- a CDS encoding EamA-like transporter family protein; amino-acid sequence: MGTRRADLGRGYAVALASAAVLSLTAIFIRYLTVNSNLPALVLAFWREILVALCLGAVLAVGRPALLRVRWEQLRFLLAYGVVLATFNALWTVSVALNGAAVATVIAYSSAAFTALLGWWLLRESLGPGKVAAVALCLCGCVVVSGAWQASAWQGNALGVATGLLSGLAYSVYSLMGRRAAQMGISPWTALLYTFAFAALCMLAVNLSGAGVLPGTAANAAGILWPEGTAQGWGLLLALAAGPTLVGYGLYNLSLGLLPSSTANLLATVELVFTAIVAWLVLGERFTWAQVLGSGLIWAGVLWLRLTEPNESS
- the mucD gene encoding putative periplasmic serine endoprotease DegP-like precursor, which gives rise to MRPSSIRKWSNMLLLVLVLSLAACSPLLERLEPSRWTTPTAKVRSGGSLPEPQVTVQPVLAATSSPATSAADSPAALPDKGLLAQEELLADLYDAVNPSVVNVNITTRTGAGAGSGFVYDVQGHIVTNNHVVEDATQVYVTFADGTMVKAKVLGKDPGSDLAVLQVEASAKELVPVTLGDSDNLRVGQMAIAIGNPFGLEGTMTSGIISALGRVMPASSSRYSMVDLIQTDAPINPGNSGGPLLDSSGRVIGVNTMIYTESGTSSGVGLAVPVAAVKRVVPALISDGAYKHSWLGLTGMSINPLLAETLGLDVTKGVLVESVVSGGPADKAGLRGGTQQRIVDGQPMGVGGDIIVAVDGNQVQNFDDVVGYLARSTRAGQKVSVTVLRDGKRQTLTVTLGERPDQ
- a CDS encoding fosfomycin resistance protein FosB, which gives rise to MHPRIAVVSLWAEDVEAEAEFYRTVLGLKALKQRHGKPHFDVGGVRLAIVQGRPVDAATPTPSRFPVIVLEVEDLDEAIDRLKEHGVRLPWGTGHDARSRWVMFRDPGGNLVELLQEEGDEG
- the mgsA gene encoding Methylglyoxal synthase; translation: MTDLKIPIGRDKKIALVAHDNKKKALLEWAKFNQVLLAHHKLYATGTTGEVLQRELGLKVHQLQSGPLGGDEQVGSMIVDGKVDFLIFFWDPLEPQPHDPDVKALLRMAVVWNIPVACNRATADFMISSPLMDAPYDRLVPDYSVYRRRPIEGFEGGK
- the rlmI_2 gene encoding Ribosomal RNA large subunit methyltransferase I, giving the protein MVRNIALRVTPEAERAIRGGHPWLFASSIREQSQPGQAGDLAVIFDRKGRFLAVGLLDPESTVRVRILQRGNSAPINAAWFERRIEAAAAIRAPLVAQAAGWETTGYRLVHGENDGLPGLVVDRYDRTLVLKVYTAAWLPHLSDVLAALAAVQASERVVLRLGRGCAGQASEGWGLSDGAVLAGPPLEGPLLFRENGLEFEADVVHGQKTGFFFDQRDNRARVQKLAKGKSVLNLFAYTGGFSVYAARGGARSVLSLDSSAPALEAAQRNWERNKASYLPGARHEVLATDAFAQLERMKEGGRRFGLVIVDPPAFAQEQSQVKQALKAYERLSMMSLAVLAPGGTWVMASCSSRVDADAFFGTVLQAAQRAGRRVTELERSRHALDHPIGFREGAYLKCLFARVA
- the yoaJ gene encoding Expansin-YoaJ precursor, with protein sequence MVPETLCKWLAATALPWAVMTVLFCRTATSAAPARSSVWLPLAVRAEATPTATSTPLPSPTPTTTASPTHAPTPTATATVPPAEIHHGSATYYDATGGGACSFDPSPEDLMVAALNDRYYGAADLCGAYVEVTGPKGVVVVRIVDLCPGCLKVGLDLDLSRQAFEAIADLAKGRVAVTWRVVSPELDGPIGYHFADGSSQWWTGIQVRNHRNPVLSLEYRDAKGTWVNVPRKAWNYFVQTSPGMGPGPYELRVKDIYGHQISDAGVPLTPGGTVQGSAQFPGADAH
- a CDS encoding flavin mononucleotide phosphatase, with amino-acid sequence MVDRGQGIEVIGFDGDDTLWHNEPLFQAAQDQFVELLAHYHDRAWMREQLYQTEMHNLDHFGYGIKAFALSMIETAVELTEGRVTGQEVRALIEVAKGMLNAETRLLDGAAEAVARLAENYRLMLITKGDLLDQEGKIRRSGLGDCFRDIEVVSGKSREAYEKVLRKHKLSAPRFLMVGNSLRSDIWPVLELGGRAVWIPYAVEWAHEAAEEPAGREGYYRVTRIDELPELLERIGDES